In the Nitrospirota bacterium genome, CGCGTGACGCGATCGATCCGAGCGTACCCGAAGTGCCGCCTTTCGATCTGGACGTGGTCATCACCACCAAGAGCAAGTTTCAGCCGGACGTCTTGTTTTCGCACAAGGTCCATACGTTGTGGCTCTCGTGCGACAATTGCCATGAGAAGATTTTCAAGAAGAAAGCGGGAGGAAATCCGGAAATGCACATGACCAAGATCGCGGCGGGCCAGTATTGCGGCCGCTGCCACGACCGCGTGGCTTTCCCATTGACGGACTGCCTGCGGTGCCACGTTCTTGCGAAAGACCGGCCGAAATGACGCGCGCTCGGAGCATCCTTGCGGCTCTCGTCATGGGCGTCGGCATCGGGTTGTGGCCGTTCGCTTCGTCCCAAGGCCAGCAAGAGCGGGTGTTCGACGTCGTGATTGCGAAGGACAGTTACGCGTTCGATCCGCCTCGCATTGCGATCGAGGTCGGCGACACCGTGCGCTGGCTCAATGAGGACACCCGCCGGCACCTGACCTCGAGCATCCCAGGTTACGGGCCCGACGAGAACCTCGAGATCTTTTGCGAAGACCTTCATGCCGGAAAGACCTGCGCTCACACCTTCACGAAACCGGGTCGGTATCCATACTTTTGTTTCGTGCACAACCGGATGCAAGGCGAGGTCGTGGTCGTTGATCGATAGAAGTCCCGAGGCCGGAGGCGCGGGCGCGTTTCCCGTCGTCATTGCGCTCGGTCTGGCGGTGCTGGTCGGAGGATGCCGCAGCGCACCCCAGTCAGGCAAGACACCGCTCGAGATTGCGCTGGAGGCGGTAACCGCTCCGGCGGAAGGGGAGACCCCGGTTCTCCCGCCGGGAGTGGTGTTGCCCGGCGAAGCGACAGAAGGCTCGTCGCCCGAGGCGCTCGGCGTACCGTCCCAGGACCCGGCGGAAGCCGCGGCAGGGCTGACCGAGGAACTCCACCCGCTGGCGTTCGCCTTCCTCCCTCAGACCGACCAGGGATACGTGGATTGGGTGGCCGCGGTGGATTTCGGCGTCATCCGACCGCTGGACTCACTCGACGCCAAGGCCAAGGTGCTCGAGCCCATGGACTTCAACGTGATCTTCCCGGTCAAGGGGGACCTTCCCGACGTGGTCTACCCGCACTACGGGCACACCCTATGGCTCGATTGTAAGAACTGTCACCCGAATATCTTCGTGATGCGCGCGGGCGCCAACCGCGTCACCATGGAAGGGATCGCCAAGGGAGAGTTCTGCGGGCGCTGCCACGGCAAGGTGGCGTTCTCGCTGGCGGACTGCAATCGCTGCCATTCCCGCCCCAAACCAGGTAAGCCGTACATTATCCCGCGCGCCAGCGGGTAGGCCCGCCCTGAGCAAACCCAGCATGGCGTGGATTGTCAGGTCGGTGCCGGTGCTCGTCGGGGCGCTGGCGGTTCTGCTGTACGCCGAAAGCCTTCAAAGCCCGTTTCAGTACGACGATTGGTTCACCGCTGTTGCCTCGAGTCCGGATCAGCTTCCGGCCGGTCGGGCCCTGCCCAGCGATCCGGAACGATTTCGCCCCGTGACCACGGCTTCGCGGGCCGTGGACCACGCGTGGGAACTGGTGTGGCCGGACGCGGTGCGGCGGTTCCCAGCCCTGGGGTTTCATCTCACCAGCATCCTCCTCCACGGCGCCGCGTCGGTGTTGGTGTGGTGGGTGGTGCGTTTGTGGTGGAGCGATCCGCTCGTGGCTGCGGTTGCGGCCGCGCTGTTTGCCGTGCATCCGTTCAACGCGGAAGCCGCCAACTATATCAGCGCCCGATCATCGGTGCTCGCGGCCTGTGCCGAGTTGCTCGCCCTCGGGGCCTACACGCTCTGGCGGACGGGGCGCGGCCGTGGGTGGTGGGTTGCGGCGTTCGCCGGCTCCGCAGCGGCGTTGGGAGCCAAGGAGTCCGCCATCACGTTGCCGGCCTTGTTGTGGCTGGCCGAGGCCGCGGTGATTGCGCCCACCGACACGTGGCGAGCCCGGGCCTCGCGGCTGTGGCCTTGGGGCGTCTTGGTCGCGGGGTACGTGGCGGTGCGGTTCGGGTTTGTGACCGATGTGAGCGGCGGTTTTGATTATTCGGCGGGCGATCGGATCGAGGCGCTGGCTGTGGGTTTGTGGGTCGTGGGGCTGGCCGCCCGGGACTTCTGGTGGCCCTGGTTTCTGAGCGCGGAACACGGGATCGACACCCTACGCGGTGCCGCGGCGTGGGGTGTGGTGGGGATCGCGTTCGCCACGCTCGTGCTCGGGGTCTGGGCATGGCAGCAACGGGAGCGGGCCCGCCATACCGGGATCAGCCTCGCGGCGTTCGGTGCCTTATGGTGGGTGTTGGCGGCGCTCCCCCCGCTCGCGTTGCCGTTCATCACCCACGTCGCGCTGTATCAGGAGCATCGGTACTACCTTGCAGGGGTGGGATTCGTCGCCGCGATCGGGTGGTTCACGGCGCGCGGAGGGCGAACGCTCGCCAACCGAACCGGCACGACGCTTCCCGTTGTTATTGCGGCGGGCGTGCTCGCGGGCCTGTCGTTGATGAGCCACTCCCGGACCGTGTTGTGGAAGTCCGAGGTCGCTTTGTGGACCGACGCGACTGAGAAGGCACCTCGCAGCCCGCTCGCGTATGCGATGCTCGGCGCGGCGTATCTGGGCCAGGATCGGCCTGACCTCGCGGTCACACCGCTTGAGCGCGCGACGGTTCTCGACCCAAGGTATCCCCTCGCTGCGACCAATCTGGGCGCGGCCTATGCAAAGCTCGACCGGTGGGAGGAAGCCGTCATCCAGTACCGTCGAGCCCTTGCCATTGACCCCGAGTACCACCTGGCGCGAAGCAACCTGACCCTCGCGTACCAGCGCGCGGGCCGATGGAGTGAGGCGATCGCTGAATACGAGATCCTCGCCCGGCAACTCGGCGAGACCAGCGACCTTCGACTTCGGATCGGGGCGCTGGCCCTGCAAGCGGGAGACATGGACCGAGCCGAAGCCTCTTTCAAGCTGGCCCTGGCCGATGATTCCGCGGCGTACGCCGCGTGGTTCAACCTGGGGTTGGTGGAGGACCGTCGCGGGTTCGCCCCCAAGGCGGAGGAGTATTTCCGGCGCGCGCTGGCCCTCAATCCTGCCGATCCCGACGTGCACTACCGACTCGGCGTGTTGGCGGCGCGATCGGGACGAGCCGATGAGGCGGTTCGGGCCTTTGAAAACGCTTTGGCGCGCCACCCCGGTCACGCGCTGGCGCACTACGACCTCGCGCGGGTCGTGGACGCGTTGGGACGCCGCGATGAGGCTGCGGTCCACTATCGACGGTTTCTGGAAGCCGCGCCCCCGGATCCGGTTTGGGAGCCGGCGCGACGCGAGGTGACGGCGCGCCTGGTCTCCTTGGGAGCGTCGCCCGGCACTGGCGAGCCGTTGCCTCGCGCCATTCAATAATTCGTCTAGTTACACCACATTATAGGACTACTATTGCCATTATTGACTCTAAAATAGGTCGTATTTTATCATCACAACGACCATCGCGGCTCGGGCGTGGGTGGCGGAGCGGAGCTCGGAAAGATGAAAGGGGTAGGGGCAGTCACCTCGCTGCTGGTCGTGATCAGCCTGGCGATTCCGGCGCGAGCCGACCAGGTAACGGCCGCGGTCGCCGCCAATTTTCTGCCGGCGTTTCGATCCATCGCGATCGAGTTCGAGCGGGCCACCGGGCATCGGGTCCAGGCGATCCCGGGCTCCAGCGGGAGGTTCTACGGCCAGATCAGGAACGGCGCCCCGTTCGATGTGTTTTTCTCGGCTGATCAGAAACGACCGCAGCGGCTGGAAGACGAGGGGTTCGCGGTGCGGGGCAGCCGTTTTACCTACGCGATCGGGCGGCTTGTCCTGTGGAGCCCGGACTCGGCGTTGGTCAGCGGGGCGACGACGTTGCGTTCCGGGCGCTTCAAATACGTCGCCATGGCCAATCCGCAGCTCGCGCCTTACGGCGCCGCCGCCCAACAGGTCATGATGAACCTCGGGTTGTGGAACCAATTGCAGCCCCACATCGTTCGCGGCGAGAGCCTCGGGCAGACCATGGGGTTCATCACCTCCGGCAATGCCCAGATGGGATTCGTGGCGCTGTCACAGGTCGTGAATTCTGCGATGAATCCTGGCGGCAGCCGTTGGGAGATTCCGTTCGACCTATACGATCCGATTGACCAGGACGCCGTGCTGTTAGCCAAAGGCCGTTCCAACGTCGCGGCGGGAGCCTTGTTGGAGTATGTTCGCGGGCACGATGCCCGTCGGATCATTGAACGCTTCGGCTACGGGTTGAAGTAGCCCGCGTGAAAAGAGGTGAGCCGTGATCGATTTGACGGCTGTAGGCGTCACGTTGCGTCTGGCTGGCACCACGGTGCTCGTGCTCTTGATCGTTGGCACCCCGATTGCCTGGTGGCTGGCTCAGACTCGGTCGCGGACAAAGACCGTGGTGGAGGCCGTGGTGGCCCTTCCCCTCGTACTCCCGCCGACGGTACTAGGGTTTTATCTGCTGATGGCGTTGGGACCTCACGGCCTGCTCGGCGGTACGTGGGAGCGCATCACCGGGTCGACGCTGGCGTTTACGTTTTCTGGGTTGGTCGTCGGTTCGGCAGTGTATTCACTGCCGTTTGTGGTCCAGCCGCTGCAAGGGGCGTTCGAAGCGATCGGACGAGAGCCCTTGGAAGCTGCGTGGTCGTTGCGCGCCTCGCGACTCGACGCGTTCTTCACGGTCGCCTCGCCCATGGCGTTCCGGGGTTACCTCAGCGGGATCGTGTTGGGGTTCGCCCACACCATGGGAGAATTCGGCGTGGTGTTGATGATCGGGGGGTCTATTCCCGGGAAGACCCAAGTCTTGTCCACCGCGCTGTTCGACCACGTGGAGGCGCTGGAATACGGGCGGGCGCACGCGTTGTCCGCATTCATGTTGATCGTGTCGTTTGCGATCCTGTTGAGCGTGTACCTCGTGGATCGGCGTCTTCCGATCCGCGCGTCATGAGCCGGCTTGCCGCACGGTTTGACGTCGCTCACCCGAGCTTTCGCCTGCAGGTCCATCTCGACGTGCCGGCAACCGGCGTGACCGCCGTGTTCGGACCATCGGGTGCGGGCAAAACCACCTTGCTCCGCTGCTTGTCCGGCCTGGAACGGTCAGCCAGCGGGTTCATGCGGCTGGGTGACGAAGTTTGGCAAGACGAGTCTCGGGGCCTGTACACGCCCATTGCTCGTCGCGCGGTCGGCTATGTGTTCCAGGAACCGCGGCTGTTCCCCCATCTGAGCGTCCGGTCCAATCTCCGATACGGGCTCGAGCGAACGCCGCCAGCCGAACGCAGGCTGACCCTGCAGCGTGTCGCCGAGATCCTCGACCTCGCCCGCCTGTTGGATCGCCGCCCGCACACGTTATCGGGCGGGGAGAAACAACGCGTGGCGATCGGGCGGGCCTTGTTGACCAGCCCTCGCTTGTTGCTTCTCGACGAGCCGCTGACAGGGTTGGATCCTCCGCGTAAGCGGGAAGTCCTGGCGTTCATCACCCGGGTGCGCCGGGAGTTGGACGTCCCGATCGTGTACGTGAGTCACGTCGTGAGCGAAATCGTCCAACTCGCGGATCGAGTCGTGTTGCTTCGGGACGGAAGAGTCGTGACCGTGGGCACACTCAACCAGGTGTTCTCATCCCCCGGGTTTTCTGAGATGTCGGAGCCCCATCAGGTCGGCGCGGTGATCGAGGCGCGCGTTGCGGGCCACGAACCGGAATTCGACCTCACCAGGCTGGCGCTCAGCCACCAAACCCTGTACGTGCCGCTCCAACCCCTGGACGTCGGAACCCGGCTGCGCGTACACGTCCATTCGCGCGACGTGGCCGTGGCGCTTGGTCCGCCCGGAACGCCGATCAGCGTGCTCAACGTGCTGGAAGCCGCCGTGGTGGCGATCCGGGACGGATCCGGTGGATCGGTCGATGTCACCCTGGATGTCGGCGAGGTCGTGATCGCCCGCATCACCAGAAAATCGTTGCTCACCCTGCGTCTCACGCCCGGACAGCGGGTCTGGGCTTACATCAAGGCGGTGGCACTGCATGAAGAAATCAGGGACTGAGCGGCGACGCAGAGGGTCCGGTGCTCCCGAGGGCGTCTTGACCGCCCGGGAAGCGGCCCGTTACCTTCGGCTCACGCTGCCGACGTTTTATCGGTACCTTTGGTCGGGCAAGATCCCGAGCACCAAAATCGGAGGCCGGTATCGCTTCAAAACGTCGCTGCTGGATCAGTGGTTGGGCAAGCGGCCGGAGGGCGAAGCGATCAGCGGCCGAAACCAGTTGCCCGGCACGGTGTCGGCGATCAAGCGGGACGCCATCCTGGCGCAGGTGAACCTCGATGTCGGGGAGTACCGGATTACCGCGGTCATCACCAGGGACGCGCTGGATGCTTTGGATCTCAAGGTCGGCGACCGGGCGGTGGCGTTGATCAAAGCCACCGAAGTGATGGTGATTCGCGCGAACTAACGGATCGCGCCCGCGAGGGGGTCGCCGGTGTACTGATTGTTGCGAACTACGTGCGCGTTGCGGCGTAACCCCTTGCGTCCGGCGCGGTGCAGGGGGCTGGCTGCAAACCGGCGATCGAACGCGCCGTGTGAGCGGGGACGTGATGCGTCTTCGAGCGACAGCCAGGGTCCGACCCCAGCGTCGCGATGGAGCTCCGGAAACGCCGGCGGTAACGCGGCGATGCGGTTGTACGGACACGCTTCCTGACAGATATCGCAGCCGAACAACCAGTCTCCCACCTCTCGGCTCAGCTCGGTCGGCGCCTCGCCCTTGTGCTCGATCGTCAGGTAGGCAATGCACCGGGTCGCGTCGAGGTGGAACGGTTCGGTCAGCGCGCCGGTCGGACACGCATCCAGGCAGCGGGTACAGGTTCCGCACTGGGTGAACCCGGGCTCGTCCGGGTCCAGCTCCAGGTCGGTGATCAGTTCAGCCAGCAGCACCCACGACCCGTGGTCGGGTGTGATCAGCAAGGTGTGTTTACCAATGAACCCGACGCCCGCCTGCTGCGCGTACGCGCGCTCAAGGATCGGCGCGTGGTCCACCGCGCAGCGGATCGCGGCACCGGGGGCACGCTCGAGGATGAAGGCTTTCAACGCCTCGAGTCGGGACTCGGTCGCCTGGTGATAGTCACGGCCCCAGGCATAACGCGCGACCCGACCGCAGGGATCGGCGGGTGGGGCGCCATGGTCGCCCTGGTAGTACGGAACCGCGAGCGAGATCACGCTCTTGGCTCCTGGCAGCAGGCGCGCGGGATTTTCACGGCGGTCGGGCTCCTGGGCGAGGTACGCCATGCCGCCGTGACGCCCCTCGGCAAGATACCGCCGGAAGCGGCGTTGGTGTTCGGGCAACGGCGCGGCCGACGCAATGCCCACGCCGGAAAATCCCAGAACCCGGGCTTGGCGCTTGATCGCTTCAGCGAGCGGGAGAGACACCGGCCACCGCAGCGGCGGTCTCGATCGGAGACCGGTAACCGTCTCGCTGCGCCGCGTGGTCGAGCGGAACGGTCAAGAGGTCTTCGAGCGGAGGATCGATCTCACGTCCCATCTCGTGGGGATGGGCGGTCTTCAGATAGCCGTGACAGCGGGTGCAGATCGCGATGTGATAGCCGGGTTCCACGTCCTCCACCGCGCACGCCAGGTGTTGCTCGGTCGCGTTGCCGCAGAACGGACAGGCGGATACGGTATAAATCCAGTCCGCGGGGCAGAGGCTGCAGAAGAACCGACGGTCGCGATCCCGTTCTTCGGCCATCGCGGGCGGAAAGCCGCACAACGGGCACACAGGATGATTCCACGCGCGATCCGTAAATGTCTCCCGCAGCGTCGGCAGCAGGGCGGCGAGCGACGGACGCAGCGCGAGCCGGAGGGCATACCCCGCAAACTCGCGCGGCACGTCGGGCGGGAGCGGCGCCTCCTGTCCGCCCACCCAGCGAGCGAGCGCGCGGGCTCGCTCGGGGCCCTCGCCCAGGGCCGCGTTCAGCGCGTCGCTGGCCCGGGCCAGCCCGGGGTTTCTCGCGCGCAGGAGCGCGAGCAACCGGGTCAGCGTCTCCGCGGTGTGCCGGAGGTCGGCGGCAATCAGCCGCGGAGGGTCGAGCAGCGGCAACCCTTTGGCCAGTCGCAGGGGTCGTTCATCCGGCGGCACCAACGCCTGGCTGAGATCGTCGGGCACCGCGGCGCGCCACAGCTCGCAGACCCGACGGTAAAACTGCAGCGGTTCGCGGAGATGAGGACGCTCGCGCATCAAGCGTTTGATGGTCGCGGTCGACGACGTCATGGGGAGTTGATCCTACTCGGCCGCGCACCGAGCGGTCAAGCCGGTTTGCGTTGGTTGACCCTGTTCCGGGCTTGCCCCTATAATCCACCAGTACCTCCCGCGCGCGGTTTGTCTGGAGAGACTCGTGACTGAACAAGCATTGGTCCCCCAACGGTTTTTCGAGAGCCGGTTCGGCCTGACGGCGGACGATCTGGAAACCGTCATGGCGCGGGCGTTGGCTCGGCGGATCGACTACGCCGACTTGTACTTCGAATACGAGGTGTCGGAGGGCGTTTCGCTCGAAGAAGGGTTGGTGAAAACCGCTTCGCGCGATATCACCCAAGGCGTGGGGGTCCGCGCGCTGGCCGGCGATCGCACCGGCTTTGCCTACGCCAACGACATCAGCATTCCGCAAATCGAAATCGCGGCGCAGACCGCGAGGTCCATCGCGGCCGACGCGGGCGGGGCGGGTGACGTGCTGCCGCAACGCGTGGGAGGGCCGTCCCGGGATCTGTATCCGGTGGACCACTCGGTGCTCGACGCGCCGTTACCGGCCCGGATCGATCTGCTCCAGGAAATCGACCGCCTCGCGCGTGCGTACGACCCCCGGATCCAACACGTGATGGCGGGCATTTCGTGTGAATCCAAGGTGGTCCTGGTGGTGACGTCGGACGGGAGGATGGTGGGTGACGTACGTCCGTTGGCGCGGCTCAACGTGACGTGTATCGCCCAGGAGGGCGGCAATCGCCAGGTCGGCAGTTTCGGCGGCGGCGGGCGCGTGGGGTTCGACTTCTTCTTTGACCAGGATCGCTGGCGGCGATTTACGCGCGAGGCGGCCCGTCGCGCGATCGTGAATCTGTCCGCGCGACCGGCGCCGGCGGGGACCATGACCGTGGTGTTGGGGTCGGGTTGGCCCGGGATCTTACTCCACGAAGCCGTGGGCCACGGGCTCGAAGCCGATTTCAATCGCAAACGGGTGTCGGCGTTCTCGGATCTCCTGGGCCAGCGCGTTGCGTCGGAGCTTTGCACGATTGTGGATGACGGGACCATCCCCTGGCGTCGCGGTTCGTTGAACGTGGATGACGAGGGGACCCCCACCGGGCGGACCGTTCTCATCGAAAACGGCATCCTGAAGGGGTATTTGCAGGACAGGCTCAACGCTCGGTTGATGAAGATGCCGCTGACCGGGAACGGGCGTCGGGAGAGTTTTGCGCACGCGCCGATGCCCCGCATGACCAATACCTTCATGTTGGCCGGCCACTCCACTCCCGACGAGATCATCGCGTCCGTGCCGTACGGTCTCTACGCGGTGGCGTTCGGCGGCGGACAAGTGGACATCACGAGCGGGAAGTTCGTGTTCTCGGCGAGCGAGGCCTATCTGATCGAACAGGGACGGGTAACCCATCCGGTCAAAGGGGCCACCCTGATCGGCAACGGTCCGGACGTGCTCAAGCGGGTGTCGATGGTGGGCAACGACCTCGAGTTGGACGCCGGCGTCGGCACCTGCGGCAAAGATGGCCAATCCGTGCCGGTGGGCGTGGGTCTGCCCACCATCCGCATCGACGGACTCACCGTTGGGGGCACGCAAGGCTGATGGTCCTGGATCGTGAGCTCGTCGAGGCCCTGCTCGACAAGGCCCGCCGCCTCGGCGCGGCGGACGCCGACGTCATCGCGGTCGAAGGCACCACGTTTTCGACCCGCGTCCGCCTGGGGCAGATCGACCGACTGGAACAGGCCCGCGAACGCCGCTTGGGCTTTCGTGCGATCATCGACCAGCGAACCGCGGTGAGCTCCACTGCGGATCTTTCGCCCGAGTCGCTCAACCAGTTGGTTGCGGAAACCTGCACCCGTGCGGCGCTGATGGCGCCGGACCCGCACGCGGGCCTTCCCCCGCCGGGGACGGGGGTCACCGCGATTCCCGACCTGGATCTGTGGGACGGGGCCTACGGCGACCCGCCGGCCGAGGAGAAAGTCGAGCTGGCCCGCGTGGCCGAGGCCGCTGCGTTGGCCTACGATCCGCGGATCAGCAACTCGGAGGGCGCCGAGTTCGACCAAGGCCAATCGGACATCGTCTACGCCGACACCAACGGCGTCTTCGGGAATTACCGCAGCTCCTCGTTCTCCCTGTCGGTCGTGGCGATCGCCGGACGCGGCGACGCGATGCAACGCGACTACTGGTACTCGGCGAAGCGCAAGTTCCGCCTGCTGGATCCCCCGGACGTCATCGGGAAGGTGGCGGCGCAACGGGCCGTGGCTCGATTGGGCGCGCGCAAGATGCCCACGCAGGACGCCCCGGTGGTGTTCGATCCCCAGATGGCGGCCCGGTTGGTGAGCGCGGTGGCGACCGCCGCGTCCGGGTACTCGCTGTACAAGAATGCGTCGTACCTCGGCGGGGCGTTGGGGCAGGTGATCGCGTCCCCGCTGGTGACCATCATCGACGACGGCACGATTCCCATGGGACTGGGTTCGAAACCCTTCGACGGCGAGGGCTTGCCCACGCGGCGAACGGTTCTGGTCGAGAAGGGCACGTTGACCAGCTACCTGCTCGACACCTATTCCGCCAAGAAGCTCGGTCTGAGCCCGACCGGCAACGCGGCGCGCGGGGTGGGCGACCCGCCGAGCGTGTCGCCCACCAACTGCTACCTGATGGCTGGAACCTCATCGCCCCGGGAGATCATCGGGTCGGTCCGGTCCGGGTTGTACGTCACCCAGTTGATCGGCTTCGGGGTCAACACCGTGACCGGCGATTATTCCCAGGGTGCTGCCGGCCTGTGGATCGAAAACGGAGAACTCGCGTTTCCGGTGGAAGAAATCACCATCGCCGGGAATTTGAAGCACATCTTCCGCGACATTGAGATGGTCGGCAGCGACTTGGAGTTTCGCTCGCGAATTTCCGCGCCGACGGTCAAAGTCGCCTCAATGACCATCGCGGGGACCTAGGAGCCTGTCCAGGAACGGCCATCTGCGGCGTTGCCGCTGTGCGTCCGGTCCTCACGTACGAACTTAGTACGCTCCGGTCCGGTGCTCGCGGCGCCTTGCATCTGGCGCATTCCTGAACAGGCTCGCCCCGTCGAGACCGGGGCGCAATCTCAGCGGTGCCTACCTCCCGCCGCGACTACGGCCAGCGGATCAGAGCGGTGCCCCATGTCAGCCCGCCGCCGAACGCGGCCAGCATCACCCAGTCTCCGGATCGGATCCGGCCTTCGGTCACCGCGTGATGCAGGGCAATGGGGAGAGCGGACGACGAGGTGTTGCCGTAGCGGGTGAGGGTCACGGGAAACTTCTCGGGCGGGATGTCCAATCGGCGCCTCACCTGCTGCAGGATGCGCAGATTGGCCTGGTGCACCACAAAGTGCTGGATCTGATCGAGCGCCAGATTGAGTCGCGCCGCCTGTTCTCTCACCGCGGTTTCCAGCGTTCGCACCGCGATGCGGAAGACCGCAGACCCGTCCAACCGCATCGTGTGCCGCCCGGCTTCCAGACTCTCCGCGGATAAGGGCTCGCGGGTTCCTCCCGCCGGCAGGTGAATCAGCGGCCAACGCGCGCCGTCCGCGTGAAGCACGACGTCCACCACCCCGCGATCGTCGGCCGCGCCCCGCACCACCACCGCGGCGGCTCCGTCGCCGAAGAGGATCGTGCTGGCGGCCTCGCGGCGGTCGAGAAACCGTGATTTGACCTCGGTGGCGACCAGGAGCACGGTGCGCGCCTGGCCGGTGCGTACGAACGCCTGGGCCATGGACAGACCGTAGAGGAATCCGGTACAGGACGCCGCCAAGTCGAACGCCGGGCAACGCGCGGTTTTCAACTCCCGTTGGAGCAGACACGCGGTGGAAGCGAAGCCCATGTCGCCGGACGTGGTGGCGACGAGGATCAGATCCACGTCGGAGGCCTGTTGACCTGCCGCGCTCAGGGCGGCCCGCGCCGCGGTCGCAGCCAGGTCCGACGCGGCCTCATGTTCCTGGACCCAGCGACGGGTCTTGATGCCGGTCCGCCGCAGGATGGCTCCCGCGGGCAGCCCGAGTCCGGCTTCCAGCTCCTCGTTCGTGACGATCCGGTCCGGGAGGCCGATGCCGGTTCCGATGATGCCGGCGCCCACCTCAGGCCCGAGTGATGACGCAGGTGGGTGAGCGCCCGGTGTCGGGGCGGGCGGCTTGCAACATGGTGTGGGAAGCAATCCTCATGCGCGGCCACTCTAGCAAATCGTGGTGCGAGGGACAAGCCGCGCCGTCCTTGACACCTC is a window encoding:
- the tldD gene encoding metalloprotease TldD, encoding MTADDLETVMARALARRIDYADLYFEYEVSEGVSLEEGLVKTASRDITQGVGVRALAGDRTGFAYANDISIPQIEIAAQTARSIAADAGGAGDVLPQRVGGPSRDLYPVDHSVLDAPLPARIDLLQEIDRLARAYDPRIQHVMAGISCESKVVLVVTSDGRMVGDVRPLARLNVTCIAQEGGNRQVGSFGGGGRVGFDFFFDQDRWRRFTREAARRAIVNLSARPAPAGTMTVVLGSGWPGILLHEAVGHGLEADFNRKRVSAFSDLLGQRVASELCTIVDDGTIPWRRGSLNVDDEGTPTGRTVLIENGILKGYLQDRLNARLMKMPLTGNGRRESFAHAPMPRMTNTFMLAGHSTPDEIIASVPYGLYAVAFGGGQVDITSGKFVFSASEAYLIEQGRVTHPVKGATLIGNGPDVLKRVSMVGNDLELDAGVGTCGKDGQSVPVGVGLPTIRIDGLTVGGTQG
- a CDS encoding TldD/PmbA family protein → MVLDRELVEALLDKARRLGAADADVIAVEGTTFSTRVRLGQIDRLEQARERRLGFRAIIDQRTAVSSTADLSPESLNQLVAETCTRAALMAPDPHAGLPPPGTGVTAIPDLDLWDGAYGDPPAEEKVELARVAEAAALAYDPRISNSEGAEFDQGQSDIVYADTNGVFGNYRSSSFSLSVVAIAGRGDAMQRDYWYSAKRKFRLLDPPDVIGKVAAQRAVARLGARKMPTQDAPVVFDPQMAARLVSAVATAASGYSLYKNASYLGGALGQVIASPLVTIIDDGTIPMGLGSKPFDGEGLPTRRTVLVEKGTLTSYLLDTYSAKKLGLSPTGNAARGVGDPPSVSPTNCYLMAGTSSPREIIGSVRSGLYVTQLIGFGVNTVTGDYSQGAAGLWIENGELAFPVEEITIAGNLKHIFRDIEMVGSDLEFRSRISAPTVKVASMTIAGT
- a CDS encoding beta-ketoacyl-ACP synthase 3; protein product: MGAGIIGTGIGLPDRIVTNEELEAGLGLPAGAILRRTGIKTRRWVQEHEAASDLAATAARAALSAAGQQASDVDLILVATTSGDMGFASTACLLQRELKTARCPAFDLAASCTGFLYGLSMAQAFVRTGQARTVLLVATEVKSRFLDRREAASTILFGDGAAAVVVRGAADDRGVVDVVLHADGARWPLIHLPAGGTREPLSAESLEAGRHTMRLDGSAVFRIAVRTLETAVREQAARLNLALDQIQHFVVHQANLRILQQVRRRLDIPPEKFPVTLTRYGNTSSSALPIALHHAVTEGRIRSGDWVMLAAFGGGLTWGTALIRWP